A DNA window from Trypanosoma brucei brucei TREU927 chromosome 11 chr11_scaffold01 genomic scaffold, whole genome shotgun sequence contains the following coding sequences:
- a CDS encoding origin recognition complex subunit 1, translating to MKRRRDSNGKSIAALRAGVAALSVSSNIASRELTCRDSHVKAILDFLNDKVHPVMQVFGMPGTGKTASVNHALALLASSSPAGSKPTAVFLNGYIIQKTSDIYWTLNSHLSKTRLKHAENCLPEQCPALIEKRFKQGWGSSTTPLCVIVVDEVDKVLKKHNKAFFRIVDWLSLPYAFCKLITISNSMELAADAKTRSRLDITKRLVFEPYSLPELKEIILRRVSHIKPTLFAEKAINYLCNQTASHYGDVRRLLQSASSAICGLMMRIEEGYKLPEKHDGLLTVKDVHSVVRQIFHDRFVEFIQTIRLPVVFISVAVIAVETARLFRANCEDSRLPIDSLFTATKRAQERFGSVFADLHAVTLNYGAYLEIVEMLREVALIDVSVGEERIPVKTVQSLLEATERAHASMLQPFQTVVDACKLHDDFGTGICPLFSI from the coding sequence ATGAAACGAAGGAGGGACAGTAACGGTAAGTCCATTGCGGCACTTAGGGCTGGGGTGGCAGCGCTGAGCGTATCTAGCAATATAGCTTCTAGGGAGCTCACCTGTCGTGATTCCCATGTTAAAGCTATATTAGACTTCTTGAATGATAAAGTTCACCCTGTCATGCAGGTTTTCGGTATGCCGGGTACGGGAAAGACAGCGTCAGTGAACCACGCCCTCGCTCTTCTTGCGAGCTCGTCACCAGCAGGGTCGAAGCCCACAGCTGTCTTTCTTAATGGGTACATTATACAAAAAACATCTGATATATACTGGACCTTGAACTCACACCTAAGCAAAACTCGGTTAAAACATGCTGAAAATTGCTTACCGGAGCAATGTCCTGCTCTGATCGAAAAGAGATTTAAGCAAGGTTGGGGGAGTAGCACTACGCCCTTATGTGTGATAGTTGTCGATGAAGTTGACAAAGTCCTTAAAAAGCACAACAAGGCGTTTTTCAGGATAGTAGATTGGTTAAGTCTACCGTATGCGTTTTGTAAACTGATAACAATTTCAAATAGCATGGAACTGGCAGCTGATGCGAAAACGAGAAGTCGACTGGACATAACGAAACGTCTCGTCTTCGAACCATATAGTCTGCCTGAGCTCAAGGAAATTATTCTTCGAAGAGTCAGTCACATCAAACCTACGTTATTTGCAGAGAAAGCAATCAACTATCTATGTAACCAAACTGCATCGCACTACGGGGATGTGAGACGTCTTTTACAATCTGCTTCCTCCGCCATTTGCGGTCTCATGATGAGAATAGAGGAGGGTTACAAGTTGCCGGAGAAGCATGATGGCTTGCTAACTGTAAAGGATGTTCACTCAGTTGTTCGCCAAATATTTCACGATCGCTTTGTTGAGTTTATCCAAACTATTCGTCTTCCCGTAGTGTTTATCAGCGTTGCTGTCATTGCAGTAGAGACAGCAAGGCTTTTTCGAGCGAACTGCGAGGACAGCCGACTACCCATAGATAGCTTGTTTACGGCAACGAAGAGAGCCCAAGAGCGTTTTGGCTCAGTTTTTGCAGACCTACATGCCGTCACTTTGAACTATGGGGCGTACCTAGAAATAGTAGAGATGCTGCGGGAGGTAGCACTGATTGACGTTTCGGTAGGTGAAGAGCGCATTCCCGTCAAAACGGTTCAGTCACTACTCGAGGCCACTGAGAGGGCACACGCGTCAATGCTACAACCATTCCAAACAGTCGTCGATGCATGCAAGCTCCACGATGACTTTGGTACGGGGATATGCCCACTGTTTTCGATATAG